gttgcagattcgatcgggatatatgtgttgaagggaccatactatacgctaaccatgactaaaggttcttgcaggcactatcagtgatacctgaGGGATCATggagcgatgctactagacactcTTTCCAAGATCCGATgtgtgcaatcagaaatgaattctgacattcttgatcaaggtgttgatgtaaagaatggggttaactagggtaaaccagAATAAGAATAAacgttattctgaatcacatgaggatgtgaacccacagctagttgtatccttgaaccattgagggtcacacaagtatcggattccgtgttcccgttgagatagtcaaatttcaaggagttggaatttggtgactatagtttgatggagatcaaacaagaaacttataaaagagtttatgagctgattccataggatggaagaaattgaagttagcatgattgctaaataagtaAGGAGAGtagaactgcctgttttgtgaatgagttcactaaaactggcagctgcccaatatggtaagtgaaaattttgatcttcgaaattttcgattatcattatatgaacaagatttgtatctttGGTACATCGGTTCTTTCGGATCGttgatcggggttataatgagttcggaatcattttttttggtaaatttggaatttactaattaaatgattgtgctagtagtggtgactactaacatacataaattcttataaatattttagaggagtctaaaattaaattaactaaggagttagtttataaattaaataatggttatttaatttaatacacatatacatgtatatattttatatggtgatataaaatatgtgtagattatattattatatcatgtattattaaaagttaataaatatattatatattaattatatatatgagagttttaatataatgaaattattagagtccttgtgggagaaggactcctaattagattaggagtctcactctatatatacacCACTAGGACTCATAATTAACCACCATTATTCTTCAcacaaaacacaagaaaattcCTTCCTTTTTGTAAAGGCctgtatttcgtattcataaatttgcggaattattaaaatttttctaaataaataaataacttgctcaatttataaaataaacatgtaaataattttaactttaaaataacagcggaagtcaacattgtatttcaaacaacactttaaaaataatccaacatgttaaaatcaagtttgaatgataaaaggtgcataaattaaatcatgaggtcctcgggtttactactgttgtcccaagatcgctcactggtctccgcccgcggtctcgacctcatcaatacctacaacaatcaagtttagtgagtctaaagactcgacatgtatatatcgtgaataacaagtaaatatatcataaaatcgcatgcaacgtaaaaataaactATCGTAAAGCATACGGTGAAAATCGCagcatgaataattataactacgtgcatatatgaaaatcatacgtaaaaactttgctcaatagagctctgtcataacatatcataattttatggtagagataatgtttctaagcaagtggcccataacataacgtgagcgcctgatcagactaaaccacagtatactgggcggtagggatcaatcacagcccttggactggatgtccgtacccatacataatcataaaccggtcgtaagtcaccgggtggagaggtcctcggttgcgcctaccgacttccaaacccatatacgtaaggtggccacaagacatatagcatatatctcaaaaataaacattttatatttttatgcacgtaataattataaccttatttttaccggatgagttgaatcgttcccaggcttgctgcgacttaactctaatatgtgacacgttcaaataatattatcttgacttaaacttgacaatagaaccaaaaCTCAACAATAGAATCAAAATAAGACTATTAGGCCcaaccacttgatttttaatcatggtatcgtaccaacccgaaccaaccttACACcaacgtttaaccatgattaaaaataccccaaacaaactgaaaaatatgcacaaggactgtaaaacacgaaaatagtTGAATGGaacacaaaaacataaaacactctttcgagagtcattttggcacctttcaccgtaaattctcgtacgacctctaaactcgaccaaatcacgaacggccaaaaacacgactttcttaactcattgaggtactgtccaatccaaggccatgggctaaaatccaaccaagaactcaaacaatcACCAAAACCGTGACCCATTGTTGCTGTCAAAAGCAGAAAATACAGCAGCGGCAGCTGGCTTGTTTGTGGAGCAAACTCTGAAAATAATGGCcaggggcttgaaccaccgcccaaggactcttaccaacatcctaagtcATGGCTTGGTCCATGGCTAAGAGCTAAAAGTCAATCACAAACCAAGCCACTACCTAAGACACTCACAGCTCCCACCCGATAGCACCCTTTGGGGTGTAGTGTGAtgtaatgaaatatttgatcgtcttgtgtcgttccagtggccatttaatCGACcgtggcttgatctagacatgatggagtgttgtatgaaccatggctacgggctaggagcTAACCATAATCCAATccacaccccaaaaccgaaacacacTCACACAGGAAATGGAAAAACCGAAATATGTTCTTGTATTGTTGCTTAAATGTTTTGAGGGAACCATGAACCAAAACTTGAAAGGAcaccttggtcacgtcttatACATGTTAAGGGAGAGTTCTAATCATGGCTACAGCCCTTAGGACAGCCAGGATTCGAACAGCCCTTAAACAACTCAATGACAGAAAATCGTGACCCAATCTGTGGCTTGTGGGAAAACATTTGCTGTCATGCTTTTGTTTGAAAGCTTTGGACCCAAATCAGTGAAACAATAActccctaacacactctaaaaaattcctagaagcagccatgATGGCCTGGAATCGAGCAACTCCCTGTAACAATATAAACATGTAAAACCGTGAAGCACAAAGCAAAAGAGCCGAGAAGGCTGTACAGAATTTATTTgaatgttgctgtcaaaatttcGAGTTGCTGCTTGAATTTTGAAtatatcattatttaaaatatttataggacttgattgaagagaaaaggaacaacatatacatgcctggaatttgttttgaagaaaaacaaatcaaaacaacAATACGACGCGACGAAACGAAGTTagatttctttctttgtttctgCTGCTGAATTCACGATCCTAAGCTTCTGGTTTCCTGCTAATTTCGAAGATAAGGGGTATAGGAAATGTAGGTGATGAAGGTGAATGTTCAAGGGGTGTTAAAGGTGTCATTATATGCCTTTAGTTTGGGAGTTACAAGTCAAAAAGTGGGATTGTTTGAAATGGCTTCTCAATTCCTTTGCTGCCGTTGATTTACTCTTATTTTTGCTGCATGTTCCCGTTGGTTTACTGGGTAATTAGTTGAAGGAAATTATGTGAATGAGGAGTTATCACACCTTCAAAATGGCTTGACCGAAActtattactatttttttttggcatggtataatattgttttagtttcaaattttaaatgcttaaggTTTAATAACCCCCATTTTATTTTCTAGTGAATTAACAATTCCATTTAGGATAAAATCTTGCATAGCATACATGACctcaaatttaaatgtttaaatgctatgtttaaatttcttgaatatatttgaCCTTTATTAATTCACCCTcatttgtttacatattttatttaagctttaattaaatattgaacctaaaagaatttatttaccaacttagctctaattaattaaataaattctaaaacattctatttctttaaattaaattattccttgacttaaattaaatttaggaatatctccttattattaatcttatctctaatctccaaactccggtccgacctcgcgtatttatcctgaaaaaatataactaaacatctacctttaaaataaataaaaaacttcatatatttataaaatttatttttaatttaaatagtagcaattatgcatggcttatacgtaatctgattttcgagTTCTACACTTTTCTTCCTTGAAAGTCACGGCTAACACATAAAATTGTGGGAAGGAATTTTGGCAAATTGATTTGTTTAATTGTTgattaaaatcaataattaattgttaattattgGTTAACAATCAAGTAGCCAAAATCCATGTTTATGAACAATGATCTCTCGGCCATACTTTCAAAAGATTGGGAAAATTTTGGCCAAGTGATTTTTCCCTCCACCACCGCGCCGCCGACGCTACACCGTCACAGAATTTTAGAAATTCGAAATGTACAATCTCAACACATAAATCGTttgcgatttctagtgcaatccaagcgaggaaTATAGCTTTCGATCGTAGACCTAATTAGGTGATCAAAGGAGAAAAACCGTTCGTAGGAAATTACAAGAAAGGCTATATCCGCCTCaaaccggaatagtttggagtccagcgtTTAGAACGCAAAAGTATAATCCTAaacgtcctatgaatgttttaaacacacgacgcccaagaacaaaattttaaacttccgctgtgttttgggtgcgagaatacgatgCACCAACAGGAACTTTCAAATTATTTCCGAATGATGACAACTTAGAAGAAATTTTCATGTCctgatattttatctttttagcTGGCACCACGTTGGCTTTTTTGGTTGCGTTTTTCCAAATTCTACTCGAAAGTGTAGAAATTTATCTGAAAGCTAACAACAAATCGAAGCAATGAGCAAAGTTAAAAACAATGCtattagggaaactcaagtggCATGCTTCAACTGTCGTACTGTTAATAGTGACAAAGGGCAGCTTACGTGTTATTGCTCACAATGCGACCGAATAATCCCCCAACAGCAATTGTTACAACAATTTCTAGGATCTAATTCATGATATTGGCTCTAGTATCAACTACAAGACCCAGTGACAGTCAACATACCAAAGTAAAAAATGATGGTTATGTGGGAACTCCACCCTAATAAGATTAAAATCGCATCAAGCATAATTTTTTATCACAAAGCCACAGTTGACAATCATGGCAAATGATGCCGACAGAAATCCAACACTTCGAAAAATCCCCTATGCCATATATTCTTCAAGAAccagaaaaaataaaagatatacgCGGTTTCAGAAAAGATTCCAACAACTAATATGAACATTGGAAAtcccataaaaaaaattcgggttttTTTGATTGATTAATGTCGAAAGTAATGTATTAAGTTTCATCTTCTTCTTTGTTTTCTACGGCATTCAAAACATTCAGTACATGAGGGCTTACTACTACTCGCGAAGCTCGATTGGAATTTGCTCGGATCAACTTTCAACTCTTTTACCAATATCTGGTGAAGCTTCTTGCTCTCTTGCATCAGCTCCTCTATGAGTAGCTGATGTTTCAGCACCTGAATGCACAAGAATATGGGAGTTAAGAATATCACCACTAGAAGAGATATATATTCTAGAAAATATCTTGGACAAAATGCAACCATTAATTCCAtcgatttaattaaatttatttctacAATAATGAAGTTGGTACCATCTGAAGCATGTTGTTTTCCAGCTGCAAAGACTCGACCTGCAGTGCAAATAACATCCTTTTCTTTATATATGTTACAACATATGATAAAAGAAACAAAGTTCAAACATAATACTCAagtgaaaaaagaaaagatattAGTATCCAGCACAACAATAGGTGGAAGAACAAATACTTCTGATGCACCAATCATAGTCATCAATTGAAATGTCACTGTAGTGACACCTATATGCCCAACTCTCAGCATTTCTTTGTTGAAGCACAGAATACACGTCGCATAGTGTTTGAgaccaaatatttatttttagccgtccaattatatttttataatcatcCCAATGGAAAATGAGAGGTTGGATATGAAAATAGAAGCCTAATATAATATGGATGTCTAATGAAATCGGGCCCCATGTGCAAACCCATTAGCCCATAACTGATTAATTATcaattgattattttaattttctgattgattAATTAATGGAAAAGTAAATAGGAGAAGCTGATAGGGTTGGCCCAATAACTTAAGAGTTTCTATGCAGATAAGAGACACAAGGATGGTGCTCAGCCAAATAAAAGAAGCAAAGAAACATAAAGAAAGATTTTTACACACTTGAATCAACAAAGAATACATTATTTCAGCAATCTGAAGAGCAACTTAGCATTATCCACAGCTTTTTTCCAATTTCAATCAGTACAAACTACTCACATTTTCCCAGCATGATTTTCAAAGTTCCCTATAAATTTAGCATTCCTAGTTTGTTCATTCgtttattcaaataaaaaaaatgtcttTCTCTAGGAAAGATTCCTACTTTTTCAGTCCTAACTATCAGCATTTATCTCTTTTCGGTCAATGAGAAATCTAGAGGATGATTTAGAAAAGTCAATGTCAGAGCTCAAAAGCTACAGGTTTCCTTAGCTTTCTACAACCGTTGAGTTAAAGTCGGAACAAATAGACAACCATTTGTATACTACGCACATGTGGCACCTCTGTATTTCCTATATTGCAAGGATCATTGAGCATAGCAATTTGTATTCGTTCAATCGTAAAATAATAACTAGAAAGGAGTCAGAAGCAGAATCTATTGTACGACCAGAGAAATCATGTTGACTTTCATGAActactaattttaatttattggtaGGATATTTGTATTTTGATAAGTTATTCTCAGAGTGGACCTAGTAATGCAGTCGgtgatatataaaatttgaatttttctatttaaattGGGTGACAGCCACAGCTTGGTCCGCTGGTCTGTAGATCTAACAGTGATGAACTAAAAACTAGATCTAAACTCTGATTCATCTAGttaatcttaaattaaatacaaCTGTTGTTGGAAATCAAATGCATGACACACCAAATTACTTATACATAGATGACTTcatatgaaatgaaaaattacCCATAGTTCTGAAAAAAGTTTAAGAACGAAgcaaagcaaatacaataacaaaaaaaataaaaattcattctaCATACTTGTTCATGTCGGTCCATATCCTCTTTCAGAATCGGGTTTTTCAAAAAGTTGTTTATGGTCATTTCAGTCCGGCTACCGTGTTGTGTCTTTACTACATCATTTTTTGGTACTAAAGTTCCTTCCAAAAAAATGCTTGTTTTTCCATCCTGGACGTTGTCTTGAAACGAACTGCTTGAAACTGAATCCTTGATCGTTCTTGTGCTAGTCTGAAAAGATTCTGGGAGAAGTCCTTGATTGATTGGTAAAGTGGAAGCGATTCCAAGTTTTTCCATTACATGTGTGACTGCTTGCTGATAAATTAGGATGTAAAGATAGATTTGGACAATGATGGAACAAACGGCAAACAATATAAATACATACAAAAAGGTGTGACTGTATCTGATGCACCACACGGGGCTTCACAGCAAGACCTGCATTTCGTGAAAGGTTTTTATTATATAAGTAATCAGCAATAGCCACGAGCTGTGATCAATTATCTGGCAGCCTGTCCGTTAAGAGGATTGGAAAAGAAAGAATTTCAAACTGGCACCATAAACACACTCCATTTGTTTGGCTAATACAGAATCATTTGATTTCTAATGTAAATTTTTGCAATgatagtaattttttttcaaatttctgaTTTCTTGAGAGACTTTAAATCCATATCTTCAAATTTCTTTCTTAAATCAAATTACAATTCAACATAGAATAGAGGTAACTagataattaaagaattatGTTCCGTATTGACTCGTTTTTTAAACCTAAGTCAACTTTAAATAACTCTTCTAGATTTTATAGACATTGTTGGTGATAAAAATACTACGGCAAAGAGAATCTCGGTATAGAGCAAGACAAGTTTGAATAGCAAATATCAAGTAATAGTAGTTAACTGGCTAAAAGGGCAAGTATATCAAAGAATTGAATCTACCAACTCCAAAGCCATGGCCAAAACCTATTCCACAACCGATTCCCGCTTGAATGTTCTTTGCACCCACTTTCCTCAACTAAACATAAGAAAAATAAGCAAACCAAACTTTGGAGGACGGGTTTTGGGGTTAGCTCACCCTCGGTTAGAGCTTTGACAAAAAGCAACAAAAGAATCCAAACCAAATATATCAGAGAGACGTACAGAACTATTGACATGTCTTTGCACACCAGAAAAAGCATCTGTTGCACCCCTTGCAGCAACCATAACTTGGTTCAGCACCGGTACTGAACCTGATGACACAATCAAAAGTTTGATGATTAATATAGCATCAGTTTGCTCTTGAAAAGGATAGACTTATTGAAGCAATATCTGATCGGTAAAATCTTTGGAGCGGACTGATGAATCCTTGCGATAAGAAATGGATAAAATGGCATCTGTTTGAAGTCCTTATCTTTCTTCTAAAAATGACCCTCAACATGTAGCAATATTGTGGAAGACACCGGCACACAATTTTTAATAGAATTTTAACTATAATTTTTTGTGATTTGTGTAGATCATGCAATTTACCCATTGAGGAAACAGTAAATCGATTTCCACGTAAACTTTTGGTATCCAAAAGTATAGCAGCTCAATGACATCGATCTATTATCAAAATGTAAAGATATAACCCAAATGTATAGATGAGGTTTCAAGTGGGGTTTTAGAAGAGTAGTTTAATGGTAAATTTAGAAATATATTAGAACAAGAAGAGATGTAAACGATTATTACCAATTACCAATAATTTGAACGTATAGCATCCGAATTAAAAAGAGCACTTTTATACACATGAGGTGACAACGAAACACAATTCACGCCAATCTCTCAAATATGATAAACCCACAAAATCCAAAACCGATCAATTTAAATGCAGAGCTCCCAAAATTTCAAACAATTATACTCATAGCAGAcgaattcaaatatttcaacttTCTAAAAAATTCCATGTACTTTACAAATATAGCAATTAACAAACACCAGCGGATACCATCCCATATTCATGATGGTGTATTCACATTCTTGGTCTTAAACAAAACGTTCACTTCGCACCAAAAGATCCCGATGTTGCTATAAAGCAAGAGTCTTTATATACATAGAATAGAAAACCCACCTAAATTTAAAGGGCGGCCGATGCCAATACCAATGCCACAGCCAATGCCAAACCCAGTGAAAACTTGACCCACTTTCAATGTAAAGGGACTTTCAAAGCTCATATCTCTCTTCTCTTTCGTATATATTACACCTCTTCCACTACTGCTCTCCATTTATCCCTCGATCTTGAGGGttcttgaattattttattatttctttcGAGGGTTTTTCAATGAAGCGAAAGCAGTGAACAAGATCtagcaaaaaaaatttaaggggTGTATTAAttctatatttttaaagatttttaatgttttgttttaaaatatggatttttgtGGAGTCGATGgattttgattgatttttataGAATCTCATAGTATTGTAAACATATTTCATAGAAtcttatagattttttttcaagatttttataaatttttgtaaagTTTTTCAtagaattataaaaattttgtaatttataattatgatttatttttttattaatttttttaaaataattattggacatGTATAACttcttcaatttcaaattttttttatttatgaaaatgtaaatgaattttacttacttaaatgttaaataaatttaatttgtgaaaaacgacaaatgaactatccaatttattgaaatcaaaatttcaattttttatgtcaattcaacatattaatgcataatatttttataagttcataataaaactttattaaatgaacaatcaaaataataagtagacttttatataaaaaaaaatctaatcattATTGACAATTTGATCAACATCGCTCCACATTCCATTGGTTATGGTATCCCTCCCTGCATTAGCTTTTGCTCGTTGTTGTTCTTGAGTATCAAATAACTGATCAAAGTTGTCATCTTCATAAACTTGTGCCGATGAAGACAATTGAGCTTCATTATCTGgttcaatttgaaattcatcacatCGACACTCCTTTCGAAGAAAATTGTGTAATCCAGCCCAACCCAATACAAGCTCTGTTTGGGTCGTATATGGAAATGGAGGAGTCatctttaatattttgaatCGTGATTTAAATATACTAAATGTCCGCTCTATAACATTCATCAAAGAAGCATGACAAAGATTGAACAACTCTTTAGCATTTTCAAGGTGACGACCTTGACCTGTGAATTCTTGAAGATGATAACGTACACCTCGAAAAAGAGCCAAGAATTGACGTCGATTTGGATATCCACCATccactaaaaaatatttacctaTCAAATCATATTTGTAAAGTTAATTAACTAATGAATAATATACATAATCtttgaaaattacaaaaaaaatataaatagtcaTGTAATATATAGGAAACAAATATATCCCCTTagtcaagtttgaataccacatgactttttaaaactctacCAAAATCCATGTTGAATCCCACTAAACATATATAGAGTATATAAAagttcaatttatttatgtttatgagtggttttgaagaggttatagtatgggctatatttttcgaattattgttttttaggtttggttttatatttaaactatttccttgatttttaaaataatagttggttgttttattttcaaaatggtgtcaatgtattttaaagtatatatatgtatattttgaattatggagattaaggagaattttttttcctagcacgttttaagaaaacgagtagtggacgtttcacaactaatgaacggaattcaaataaagaaaatgaaaacgTAAATGTTTATATGATGATATATGTTTTGGGACACGTTTCTGCTTTGACACGTTATGCTTAAACTAATGCTTTTAAGACCATGAAAGGTATTTTAATTACTGTACTTTTCATTGctgcatgatatgtatatgtacttgttatatcggttcaggtgtgttgagtttttagactcactaggtgtgattgatgtagtTGACCATACGGTTGAAGAGACTGGAGGTGTTTAAGACTGAGTAGGCTGAGCTG
This window of the Primulina huaijiensis isolate GDHJ02 chromosome 3, ASM1229523v2, whole genome shotgun sequence genome carries:
- the LOC140973506 gene encoding uncharacterized protein — encoded protein: MESSSGRGVIYTKEKRDMSFESPFTLKVGQVFTGFGIGCGIGIGIGRPLNLGSVPVLNQVMVAARGATDAFSGVQRHVNSSLRKVGAKNIQAGIGCGIGFGHGFGVGLAVKPRVVHQIQSHLFQAVTHVMEKLGIASTLPINQGLLPESFQTSTRTIKDSVSSSSFQDNVQDGKTSIFLEGTLVPKNDVVKTQHGSRTEMTINNFLKNPILKEDMDRHEQVESLQLENNMLQMVLKHQLLIEELMQESKKLHQILVKELKVDPSKFQSSFASSSKPSCTECFECRRKQRRR